Genomic window (Chondrocystis sp. NIES-4102):
ATAGATATTTATATAATCCTTTAAATTGAGATTTATATTTAAGCTTTTTAAGATCTTTAATCACCTTATTAAGTGATTGGTATCGCTGGTTTTTATCCAAGCTAATCATCTTATCCAAGATTTTGGCAAACCCAGGGCTAATTCTCGCTTTACGCTGCCATAATATCTCCCCTGTGCGCGGATTTTTTTCGAGATTTTGTGGTGAAGTTCCAGTTAAAACATGAATTGCCGTCATCCCCAAAGCATATATATCACTGACATAAGTGGCTCTACCTGCTACCTGCTCAGGAGCAATATAACCTGTTTTATTATTAGTTGGTAAACTAACCACCTCATTAATCAAGCTAAAATCAACTAAACCAACTTTATTATCGCCATTACGTTTAATTAAACTTGATGGTTGAATGTTACCGTGGATGATGTGTTGTCTGTGAAACTGATTTAAAGCCGTAGCAGCATCGAGTAAAATTTCCACTACTTCTGTTTCCGACAAAATAAACTGATCTTCAATAATCTGGGCTAAACTTCTACCTTCGAGATAATCTTGGACTATATAAATCCGCAATTCATCAATAAAATATTCAATAACCGTAGGAATTCTAAAATCTTGATCAATCAAGGCTAACTTATTAAAAGCCAAGATAATATCTTGAGTAAGATCAGCTAGGGATTTTTTAGGTAATTGCGGTTTAAATATTTCTATATAGTATTTAGCAGCTTGATTTTGCTCCCCCAACCCCTGAGCCATATAGGAATAAACTGATTCTGTACCACCTAAATATTTAATTATTTGATATTTATCAGCAATAGTTTTACCAATTACTTCCAAAGGTAAGAGATCTTTAATAACTTCGCTAGCACTACTATAACGATCTAAAGTATTATTAGCTGTCATGCGATTAATAATCTTTAAAAATGCTTCGCTGACTGCTATTTTTTTATTCCAAGCACTTAACCCATTAGATTCAGATTCTTCCCATTCTGTCGGTGACTTATTAGTCATACCGAAAATAACCGTTTTACCTAAAGCATAAATATCACTGCTATAAATAGGTTTACCGTTGTTTTGCTCAGGTGGCATATAACCTGGAGTGCCAATTATCTGAGTCTTAACTTGCTGCTTACTAGTATCAAAAGCTAAAGTTCCAATCTCCTTAACCGCACCAAAATCAATCAGAATCATTCTGCCATCTTGTTGTCGTCTAATTAAGTTAGATGGCTTAATATCTCGGTGAATTATGCCCTGTTTATGAACAGATTTTAATATTTCTAAAATGTCAAACAGAAATTCAATAGCTTGGGTTTCATTTATTACCTGTCGATGAATTTCTTGTTCAAATTCTTCCCCTTCAATAAATTCTAAAACTAAATAAAATTGCTTGTTTTCTTCAAAATGACCAATAAAACTTGGTATTTGATCATGTTTCCCTAACCACTGCAATACCATAGCCTCAGTAGCCAAACGTTCTTTAGCACTCTCCCAAATTGCAGCACTATTAAATTTTGGTTGTAACTGCTTAACCGCACATTTAGTTTGAGTTGCAGAATGTAGATCCAAAGCTAAATAAGTAGTAGCAAAACCACCGCTACCTAATTTTCTAATAATTTCAAATCTATGGTTTAATACATCTCCAGATTTAAGAACTTTATAGCCATACTCAGCACTACTTTGAGAGTGAGAATTTTGGGATTGAGAAACAGGAATAGTATAGTCTGAGTCTGACATAGCACATCGGGACACAAGATTTTTAAATTGTAGCGAAGATTGGTTAATGATTAAACTGGGATTTTAATGACAATAAGAAATACTATTTTTTATAAATTTTTAAACACTTTACGATAAAATTATAGTCCGCTTTTAATATACAATTTGAATTTCTCAATGGGAAAGTCAGAAGGTTCATATATTAAAATTTATAAAGGTAAAAAAGGCTAATTTTAGCTATTCTCACCTTCAGTATTAAAATAGTAAATTGATTTAATTGAATTATGAGTTTTTTCCGTCAATATATTGCTCCTTTGATTGTAGTCGTGATTTTTCTAATGGCTCTAGTGGCAGTTAGCGCACGTATTTTTCTACCTTCAGATATGGCTGCTCCTGCTCCAGTTTCTTTAGAGTATCAATATTCAAATGTAATTGGACTTCTTCCTAAAAATTAGAAACTTAGGCACTAATGATAGATGAATATTAATCATTACGCGAGCCTTTTCTTTTATATGATAATATTTTTACTATATTTTAAGAAAATTGTTGGAAGGTATACAAATATATGGATGCTGCAATGATCTTGGCTGAATTGCCAGAAGCTTACGCTATGTTTAAGCCTTTGGTAGATGTTCTGCCAGTTATCCCCGTGTTTTTCCTAGCTTTGGCTTTCGTTTGGCAAGCAGCAGTAGGATTTAAATAAATTGATCACTGGTATATGGGCTTGAGGGCATCCATCGAAAGTTGGATGCTTTTTGTTTATCAGCCATATTCACCTAAAAATTTCTGATTTTCGTAGAATCTCTACTTCTTAAACTGCTTTATAAACGTTAATATTTAACTGCAAAGCAGTCGAGTCTTGGCTTCGCCTTTCAACGGCGCAGTACCGATGACTCAATTAATAACATAATTTATTTCTTGGTTGAGGACGCAAGATGACAACAGAATCTAGTTTAGATAATCGTAAGATACTTTCAGCAGTATCTCATGGTTCGGTTTTTATCAGTGCCTTAGTGATCTCAATTGGTATTCCGATCGCTATTTATACCCTTTCGGAAGATGCAGTAGTTAAGGAAAATGCCAAAGAAGCGATTAATTTCCATTTAAATGTTTGGCTAGTAGGGGCGATTATTGCCGTTGCTTCGTTTTTCACCCTGGGGTTACTTGGTTTTATTTTAGGCCCTATTTGGCTATTGGTGCATTGGGGTTTGTCAGTTTGGGCAATAATATACTCTCTACAAACCCCTGATAAAGCTGTTCGCTATCCGTTTATTTTGCGAATTGTATAACAGGTTATCTGGTAAACATAAACCAAGTAGCTACTATGAAAATAACGTAGGCAATGGAGACAATAGTATAAGCTGCGGTGTTGGTAATCATGCTGGATTTGTTCTAAAGTGAAATTTCAGCCACTGATGCTAACACCGATTTTTATTAATTAAGGTATTTTTCTATACACTGATGATTTTGATTTTTTACCTTCTACCTCAAACATAAAAAACTAATCCAGAGGCTGATCTAAGAAATGTAGATGCTGTTTTCCCATCTTTGGTAATTAATTCCTAACTTTAAATAAACAACTAATAATCTGTGACTGTATTTCAACAAGAACATTTACTATTTACCCCTGCAACTCCAGAAACTAACGCTATTCCTGCAATCTTTGCTTTCCCCAATGAATATA
Coding sequences:
- a CDS encoding serine/threonine protein kinase, whose product is MSDSDYTIPVSQSQNSHSQSSAEYGYKVLKSGDVLNHRFEIIRKLGSGGFATTYLALDLHSATQTKCAVKQLQPKFNSAAIWESAKERLATEAMVLQWLGKHDQIPSFIGHFEENKQFYLVLEFIEGEEFEQEIHRQVINETQAIEFLFDILEILKSVHKQGIIHRDIKPSNLIRRQQDGRMILIDFGAVKEIGTLAFDTSKQQVKTQIIGTPGYMPPEQNNGKPIYSSDIYALGKTVIFGMTNKSPTEWEESESNGLSAWNKKIAVSEAFLKIINRMTANNTLDRYSSASEVIKDLLPLEVIGKTIADKYQIIKYLGGTESVYSYMAQGLGEQNQAAKYYIEIFKPQLPKKSLADLTQDIILAFNKLALIDQDFRIPTVIEYFIDELRIYIVQDYLEGRSLAQIIEDQFILSETEVVEILLDAATALNQFHRQHIIHGNIQPSSLIKRNGDNKVGLVDFSLINEVVSLPTNNKTGYIAPEQVAGRATYVSDIYALGMTAIHVLTGTSPQNLEKNPRTGEILWQRKARISPGFAKILDKMISLDKNQRYQSLNKVIKDLKKLKYKSQFKGLYKYLLIAPVLLFGVALILAQLAQRAAILEFYNGDIKLAKEQYGEAIDYYNNGLKKLPNTKGQVKNFEQVWLKKAKAQGQLQDYKGALDTCSTALRHYQSPQLWNCQAVNLYNLKQYESAIAAYDQAIKIAPNNVWLWNNRGEAYIGLNQPQKAIFNFKKAIELDFARSFVSWNNLGKLYYQQDDYQSAIAAYEEALEVKPQYLPALIGLGNAQKASKLYSQALESYDRALAINPSYHEAWFGKGSVSEYLGEYTLAREYYQKAANIKPDWEAAIKALERVEKL
- a CDS encoding Photosystem II 4 kDa reaction center component superfamily protein, which encodes MDAAMILAELPEAYAMFKPLVDVLPVIPVFFLALAFVWQAAVGFK